The genome window CTGAACCACTTCCTTTTTGGATCGCTTATCCTTGCCCTTTATTTTGGTCACCGCGCCACTCGTTATTTTCTTGTTCTCGCCTCTCCGCTCCTCTTGAAGGAGATGCTCTACGATTCGCTCCGCTACATCCCCTTTGACTGGTTACAGCCGATCCACGTCAAGGATTTGCACGACTGGGACCTCTCCCTTTTCGGAATCGCCTGCGGCACGGGTCCCGCGGTTCAGGGAATCCACGAATGTCTTTTGAAATTTTCCCATCCCTTTTTCGACGCTGTTTTTGGCGCCCTCTATCACACCCTCATGCCGGTGATGTTCGTCATCCTTCTCGTCCTCTGGAAACTCAAAAATGACGAGACCGCCGCCCGTTACGCGGCGGCCTTTCTGGCCATGAATCTTCTGGCCTTTTTAACCTACATCTTTTTCCCCGCGGCGGCCCCCTGGTATGTGGCCCAGTACGGATTTGCCCCTCCCCTTCATCCGATGGCGGGAAATCCCGCCGGTCTTGTCCATTTCGATTCCCTGATCGGCATGGACCTCTCGTTTCGCATCTACAGCATGAACCCCGTTGTCTTTGGGGCGGTTCCGTCGATGCACGCCGGCTTTACAATGCTCGGCGCGCTCTATGCCTACAAGGCGGGGAAGCCATTCGGTTTTTTTATGGCGGTTTATACGCTCGTCATGTGGGTGGCGGCCCTTTATCTGCAACATCACTATTTCATCGATCTGGTTTGGGGAATGGCCTATGCCCTGGCCGTTTTTGGGCTCATGGAGGGGTGGCTTTTGTCCCGGGTGAACAGGGGGTATCGCCGCCTGCTCCCCTTTTTGCTTGACGCCAAAAACCCTGTTGAGGCCGGAGAAGAGGTCGTCCTTGAGGGAGAGAAATAAGGGGAGCTGTTGTCATCATGCGAAGATTATTCACCCGAATCCAGAACTTCATCTTTTTGCATTACCGCCTTGTCCTGCTGACGGGACTCATCATCACCCCGTTTGCGACTTACTACATGACCCGGCTCAAACTGGATTCCGATCTCTCCCATCTTCTCCCCTCCCGGACCCCCAGCGTGCAAAGTCTTCAACGCCTCCAGAGGGAGTTCCAGCGCGGCGGGCTTGTCGTCGGGGTTATCGAGGGGAAGTACCAAACGGCCACCCGTTTTTTGGACGCCTTGGCTGACGATTTGAGGGGGATGAAAGGGGTTTCCTACGTCGACTCCCAAAAACCGCTGGAATTTTTTAAACGGCATGGCGCCCTTTTTTTAAGCCGGGAGGATCTGGAAGAGATCATCAACCGCCTCGTCCGCTCCAAAGAGGCGATTAAAGAGGGGGCCGATCCCCGATTTTCGCGTTTCATGAATTTTCTGGAAGGGGATGAAGATCCTTTTCGCTTTGAGGACATCGAGGCGAAATACAGCGAGAGGGGGATTCTCCCGAAGAGGGCCGTCGATCCCTATTATGTCGATGACGAGCAGAACACCGTCGCCTTCATGATCCGGGGGGATGTCGGCACCCTCGATTTCAAAACGGCGCGCGATTTTCTGTCCCGCATCAGAACGGAGACGGATCGCCGACTGGCCCAAGGGATAGAGTACCGGAATCTGAAGGTTCATTATACGGGAGACCTGACCCAGTTTGTCGAACAGACCGAACGCCTGAAAAGCGAGATCAGCCGCGTCCTGCTGATTGTCTTTTTCCTGATTGCCCTTCTGATTTATTTTTTCTACCGGCGGATTGCCTCCGTCGTTTTGATCTGCCTCCCCCTGGCGGTTGGCCTTGTCTGGACGGCGGCCCTCACCTGGTTTCTCATCGGCCACATCAACATCATGACCAGTTTCGCCGGTGGGGCTCTCCTCGGGTTGGGGAGCGATTATGGCATTTACCTCTTGAGCCGATTTTTTCAGGAAAACCGGAAAGAGGCGTCATTCAGACAGGCCCTTCTCAACACCTTCACCCGGACATCCCGGGCCGTCATCAGCGCCTGCTGGACCACCGTGGCGGTCCTTGCCGTTCTGCTGATCCCCGATTTCAAGGCATCCTACGAATTCGGGCTGATCGGCATCGTTGGAATGGCGGTGACCGCCGTCATGATGTTTGTCTATCTGCCCGCCCTGATAGTCTGGTTCCACCATTTGGGGTTGTTGAAAAACGAGATCAAAGTTTTGCCGGATGTTTTGGGACAGCTTGTTCCGGCAACGAGATTGTCCCCTTTTTTATCGAGTGCACTGGTCGGGCTTTTTCTTGTCGTGGGGGCTTTGAGTCTTTATGCGGGGCGCAACCGGCTATCCCTGGAGCATAACCTGAAACAATTTCAATCCTACAACCCTCCCCTCCCCTCGCTGGTCTGGGAAAAAAAGGCGCGGGAGGCCCTGGGGGCCGCCTTCAACCCCACGGCGGTGATTGTTGACGGAAAAGAGGAGGAAAAATTCGTCACCGCCGAACTTGACCGGCAAAAAAACGGATCGGGAGGGGTGATCCGGGATGTAGTTTCGCTTTCCAGCCTTGTTCCCGATCGTCAGGAGGAAAAAATCCGCCTGATCCGCCGAATTCAGAAAGAGCTTGCCGGTCTTCCGGCGGACGTGCGGGAGGCCGGCCGTTTTTTTGCAACACAGCTCGAGCGGACAATATCCGAAGGGGATATCCCCGGCGAAATCAAACGCCTCTTTCTCCCGACGGAACCTTCAAGTGAAAGCAGGCTTGTCCTGGTGCATCCGGGGATCAAAAGGGAGACCTCGGAGGCGATCAAGGCCTTTGCCCATGAACTGCGGGATATCCCCACGCCGGGAGGGAGGCGGATCACGGCCAGCGGAGAGTATCTCGTGCTGGCCGATATTCTGGAGATCATCGAAAAATCGGCCTTTCCCCTTTTGGGTTTGAGCCTCGCCGTCCTTTTTGCGATCGTCGGACTCGATTTCAGGAGTCTCTCGATCGGCGCGGTGCAGGTCCTTTCGCTCTCCCTTGGGGTGGCGGTCATGATCGGCGGCATGCGGCTGGCCGGCCTTCATTTTAATGTCTTCAACATCGCTCTCATCCCCGTCATTCTCGGCACCGGCATCGACGGCTTTATCCATTTGCACCATCGCTATCTGGAAAATGAACCGGACCCTTCCCTTCGGGGCGCCCTTCTTTCCATGATCGGCCCGATCACCCTCTCCAGCCTTACCTCGGTGATCGGTTTTGGGGGATTTGTCCTCTCCGGCAACGACGGCTTGAGAACCATCGGGGCGATGGCCATTTGCGGGCTTCTCTCCGTCTATGCCGTCACTGTTGCGTTCTATCCGGCCCTGCTCCATCTTCGGGCAAAATTCAAAAAACGGTCCCATGCCCTCCTGCCCTCCGGGGCGGATGTAGGGGTCACGAGACCCAAGCCACCAGGTGGCAAGGGATTGATCGACACCCTATGAAGTTGGCGCGCATTTCACTGACTTTTCTTTCCTATTTGAGCCCGCTCATTTTTTTTCTCCTGCTTCTCTTGCGGTTTGACCTTTCTCAACTCTTCTCCTTTTTCCTCGAAGCGGAGCCGGCATGGCTTTTGGCCGGAGCGGCCCTTGTCCCTTTTTCCGTTGTCTTGCTTGCCGTCTGCTGGAGATTTCTTCTCGTTCCCTCATCCCTTCCTTTTCGCCGTCTCTTTTTTGTCCTTTCGCGGTGGGCCATGGCCGAACAGATACTCCCTGTCCGCATGAGCGAAGGGGTCAAGATTTTTTACTTCGGCATGGAGGACAAAATGGGAAAGACACGGACCTTGTCGGCCGTTTTCGGCGAGGAGGTGGCC of Deltaproteobacteria bacterium contains these proteins:
- a CDS encoding flippase-like domain-containing protein, yielding MKLARISLTFLSYLSPLIFFLLLLLRFDLSQLFSFFLEAEPAWLLAGAALVPFSVVLLAVCWRFLLVPSSLPFRRLFFVLSRWAMAEQILPVRMSEGVKIFYFGMEDKMGKTRTLSAVFGEEVA
- a CDS encoding MMPL family transporter; this encodes MRRLFTRIQNFIFLHYRLVLLTGLIITPFATYYMTRLKLDSDLSHLLPSRTPSVQSLQRLQREFQRGGLVVGVIEGKYQTATRFLDALADDLRGMKGVSYVDSQKPLEFFKRHGALFLSREDLEEIINRLVRSKEAIKEGADPRFSRFMNFLEGDEDPFRFEDIEAKYSERGILPKRAVDPYYVDDEQNTVAFMIRGDVGTLDFKTARDFLSRIRTETDRRLAQGIEYRNLKVHYTGDLTQFVEQTERLKSEISRVLLIVFFLIALLIYFFYRRIASVVLICLPLAVGLVWTAALTWFLIGHINIMTSFAGGALLGLGSDYGIYLLSRFFQENRKEASFRQALLNTFTRTSRAVISACWTTVAVLAVLLIPDFKASYEFGLIGIVGMAVTAVMMFVYLPALIVWFHHLGLLKNEIKVLPDVLGQLVPATRLSPFLSSALVGLFLVVGALSLYAGRNRLSLEHNLKQFQSYNPPLPSLVWEKKAREALGAAFNPTAVIVDGKEEEKFVTAELDRQKNGSGGVIRDVVSLSSLVPDRQEEKIRLIRRIQKELAGLPADVREAGRFFATQLERTISEGDIPGEIKRLFLPTEPSSESRLVLVHPGIKRETSEAIKAFAHELRDIPTPGGRRITASGEYLVLADILEIIEKSAFPLLGLSLAVLFAIVGLDFRSLSIGAVQVLSLSLGVAVMIGGMRLAGLHFNVFNIALIPVILGTGIDGFIHLHHRYLENEPDPSLRGALLSMIGPITLSSLTSVIGFGGFVLSGNDGLRTIGAMAICGLLSVYAVTVAFYPALLHLRAKFKKRSHALLPSGADVGVTRPKPPGGKGLIDTL
- a CDS encoding inositol phosphorylceramide synthase, which translates into the protein MKRAFVLTALFFGYLWFHRFMGGITLNHFLFGSLILALYFGHRATRYFLVLASPLLLKEMLYDSLRYIPFDWLQPIHVKDLHDWDLSLFGIACGTGPAVQGIHECLLKFSHPFFDAVFGALYHTLMPVMFVILLVLWKLKNDETAARYAAAFLAMNLLAFLTYIFFPAAAPWYVAQYGFAPPLHPMAGNPAGLVHFDSLIGMDLSFRIYSMNPVVFGAVPSMHAGFTMLGALYAYKAGKPFGFFMAVYTLVMWVAALYLQHHYFIDLVWGMAYALAVFGLMEGWLLSRVNRGYRRLLPFLLDAKNPVEAGEEVVLEGEK